The Vicinamibacterales bacterium genomic sequence GCGCCGGCCGTCGACGTGCGGTACCACGCCACGGTGCGCTGCAGCCCGTCCTCGAACGACACGATCGGCTCGTAGCCGAGAATGCGCCGAGCCTTCGAGATGTCGGCCTGCGAGTCGTGGACGTCGCCGGCCCGCGTCTCGACGTAGGTCGGCGTCACGCTCGCGCCCACCAGCTCGCGCATCGTCGAGAACAGCTGGTTCAGCGAGATGCGGCCGCCGGTGGCGACGTTGATGACTTCCCCGCTGGCCCCCTTCGCCTCGCAGGCGCGGAGCACGCCGTCGACGACGTTGGCCACGTAGGTGAAGTCGCGCGTCTGCTCGCCGTCGCCGTAGATCGTCGGGGAACGATTCTCGAGCAGCGCGGTGGCGAACACCGAGATCACGCCGGAGTACGGCGACGACGGATCCTGCCGCGGACCGAACACGTTGAAGTAGCGGATCGACACGGTTTCGAGTCCGTACAGCCGCGTGAACATCTGCAGGTACTGCTCCCCCACCACCTTCTGGAGCGCGTACGGCGACAACGGATTGGCCGGCATGTCTTCGTGCTTCGGCAGCGTCGGCGTGTTGCCGTAGGCGGACGACGACCCGGCAAACACCAGCCGTTTGACGCCGGCGTCGCGCGCCGCGACGAGCACGTTCAGCGTCGCATCGACGTTCGCGCGGTTCGAGCTGATCGGATCCTTCACCGAGCGCGGCACGGAGGGAATCGCCGCCTGGTGCAGCACGTAATCGACCCCCTCGACGGCGCGGCGCGCGAACGCCTCGTCCGCCAGATCGCCTTCGAGGAACTCGACCGCGGGAATGTGTTCGAGATTCGAGCGTTTTCCAGTGATGAGGCTGTCGGCCACCCGGACCGTGTGCCCGCGCCGGACGAGTTCTTCCGCTAGATGAGATCCGATGAATCCGGCGCCGCCGGTGACGAGATACTTGGCCATGCCCCTCCAGCTAAGCAATTAGCTTACCAGCAGGAGGCTGGAGGGTGGAGGCTGGATCCTCTACTCCTGCCGCAGGGCCGCCAGTGGATCCAGCCGCGCGGCGCGGCGCGCGGGGAGCAGACAGGCAGCGGTCGTCACCGCCACGAATATGGCGGCGGTGCCCCAGAAACTCACCGGATCCGCACCGGACACTCCCGTGAGCTGGCCGGCGACGAGCCGCCCGGCGCCGAGCGCCATCGCGAGTCCCGCGGCAATTCCGGCTGCGCCGAGTACGAACCCGTCCCACAGAAGCAGGCTGACGACCTGAGAACGGCTGGCGCCCAGTGCCATTCGTACGCCCATCTCCCTCGTACGCTGCGCCGCGTTGAACGCGATGACGCCATACAGGCCGACCGCTGCGAGCAACAGGCCGAGCGCGCCGAAGACGCCGAGCACCGAGGCCGCCATGCGCGCGAGGAACGTACTGATGCGGAGGTGCTGCTGGACCGTGCGCACGTCGAAGAGGGCCAGGTTGGGATCGAGCTCACGGACCGCGGCGCGCACCGCCGGCAGCAAGACCGCCGCGTCGGCATCGCTGCGCACGTGCAGCAGCAGATCGGAACGGTAGTTCTGGAGCGCCGGGAGATACATGTAATTGCGCGGCGCCTCGCTGAGGCGCGAGTACTTGCCGTCGCGCGCGACGCCGACGATCGTGACCGGTCCGGATCCGAAGCGGACGATGGCACCGATCGGATCGCCGGCCGGCCAGTACCGACGGGCCATGGTTTCGTTGATGACCGCAACCTGCCGCTGCCCGCCCACGTCGCCGGGCGCGATGGCGCGGCCGCGCACGATCGGAATGCCCATGGTCTCGAAGTATCGCGGTCCCACCTGGTTGTAGTACGCGGTCACCTCCTCGTCCTGCCGCGGCGTGTAGCCGTCGATGGCGACTGACATGTCGCTGCTGCCGCCCACGTCCAGCGGAATCGTCCGCGCCACGGTGGCGGCAGTGACGCCCGGCAGGCTGCCGACGCGATCGATCAGCTGCTGCACGAAGACCGCCCCCCGATCCGCGTCATAACCGCCCGGCGCGAGATCGATTGCGGCGAGGAGGCCCGTACGGAGCGAGAAGCCCGGATCCATCGCGTCCGAGCGCAGCAGGCTGCGCGTGAACAGCGACGCGCACACGAGGAGCACGACGGACAGGCTGACCTGCGCGATGACGAGACCGCGGCGCAGCCCGCCGCTCCGGCCGGACGTCGCCGGCGTGGCGTCCTTCAACGCGGGCCCGGGCTTCACACGGGACGAGCGCAGCGCCGGCACGACCCCGGCGCTGACGGCCGACGCCACGGCAACGGCGATCGCGAAGACGACGCTGGCCGAATCCACGTGCGCGTCGAAACGGAGCGGAAACGGCATGCGCGGCACGAAGACGTCGAGCAATCCGGACGTCCAGCGGGCCGCGGCCAGGCCGAGAACGCATCCGGCCGCCGACAACATCAGCGTCTCGATCAGCATCTGCCGCACGACCTGCCATCGGCTCGCGCCCAGCGCAAAGCGGACGGCGATCTCCCGCTGCCGCGAGATTCCGCGCGCCAGCAGCAGCCCGGCGACGTTCGCCGACGCGATCAGCAGCACGACCCCGACCACGGCCATCAGCGTCGTGAACACCGGCAGGAGCACGCTGCCGGTCCCCGAGCGCCACAGCGGGATCACGCGCAGATGGCGGCCGCGGTTCGCGTCCGGGAACTGGTCCGCCAGCCGCATACCGACGACCCCAACGCTCTCCCTGGCCTGTTCCAGCGAGGCGCCGTCGGCGAGACGGGCGTACACGTCCAGCCATCCGCCGCCGCGAGGCGGCAACCGGTGTCCAGCGAGTACCGCCCGCTGCATCGTGACCGGAACGTAGACGTCGAGCATGACGGAGGCGACGGGACCGTGGAACTCCGGCGGCGTCACGCCGACGACGGTGAAGGCGCGGCTGTTCATGGTGACGCTGCGTCCGACGACCGCCGGATCCGCGCCGAACACGCGCGTCCAGAACTCGTGCGAGATCACGACGACCGGGTCACGATCCGGCACGATCCCTTCGTCCGCCGTGAACCCGCGGCCGAGCACCGGACGGACGCCGAGGAAGTCGAAGTAGTTCGCCGAAACGAGCGCGCCGAACGCCCGCACCGGATCGCCGCCCGCCCGGAGCGACATCGACGCCAGCCGGAACGCCATCACGTCGGCGAGGCCTTCAGGTTTCGCCGCGCGCAGGTCCTGGAAATTCGGATAGGAGAGGCTGAGGCCCTCGCGCTCGGCCGTTGCCGTGCGGACGACCACGATGCGGTCCTGGCGGACGACGCCGCCGAGCGGCGAGAACAGGACCGACTGGATCCAGCTGAAGATGGTGGTGTTGGCGCCGATGCCGAGCGCCAGAATGAGGACGGCGACCGCGGTGAACGCGGGACGGCGGACGAACATGCGCCAGGCGAATCTCAGATCGTGCACGATCATGCGCGGACTCCAGTCAGCAAGGCGAAGGTGCAGCGCGTGCGCCGCGGCGCCTGACGCGCGCGCCAGCAGCCGAAGCGCGGCGCACGAGGCGCGCTCGCGCTGCAGCCACAGCGCGTAGTGCCACAGCTCCGCGCGCCACTGTTCGATCCAGACACGCCGGCGGCTGACCGGCACCAGAGGCGACAGCGCGCCCAGGAGCGCAATCGCCAACGTCCAACTCCCGGTCCCCGATCCCCCGGCGTTCGGGTGACTTGGGAGTTGGGCGTTCGGACTTGGGCGTTGGGCTTTGGGAGTTGGGAGTTGACGCGACACCGCCTCTACGCCTCCTCCGGACTGAAGCCCGCGATCGGGCGGAGCGCGCGGTATTTCTGCAGCGCGGCGCGCAGCGCCGCGGCGCCGGCGGCCGTCAGGGTGAAATAGCGGCGCGCCGGCCGACCGTCGGCATGCGCGGCGGCGGCGTCTTCCCAGCTCGATTTCAGGTACCCGGCGGTTTCGAGCCGATCGAGCGCCGGATACACGGTGCCGCTGGTCAGGCCGGTGACCTGCATGATGTCGAAGCCGAACCGGCTGCCGGAGGCGACCGCGTGCAGGATGACGGCAGAGCCGAAGCTGATGGCTATGTTGGTAATCAACATAGCCCTTAGACGGGCGTCCGCGTCCAGCGGTTCCGCTGCGGCGCGCCCCCGGTATAATGAAAAGTTGCCGCAGAGCGCCAGACGATCGCGTCGCGCCGCGCCCGCAAGGGCGAAGGCGGACGAGGAAAGTCCGAACTCCGCAGGGCAGTGCGCCGGTTAACGGCCGGTCGGGGCGACCCGAAGGAAAGTGGCACAGAAAATACACAGCCAACGGCAGGTCGCAAGGCTTGCCGCGCCGCAGCCCGCAGGGGCGGCGGCGGGCAATGGTGAAAAGGTGCGGTAAGAGCGCACCGCGTTCGTGGCAACACGGACGGCAGGCAAAACCCCGCACGGAGCAAGGCCAAATAGGGAGACCGCGTCGCCGCAGCCCGTCAGGGCGAAGGCGGGGCGACGGACGGCCCGTCCGATGTCTCCGGGTAGGCTGCTTGATCCCGTCAGCAATGACGGGGCTAGAGGAATGATCGTCGTCTCGCCGTCGCGCCGTCAGGCGCGAAGGCGGGAAACAGGATTCGGCTTACGGCGCTCTGCGGCGCTTATCCGCTATCCGCTCGCTCGCCCGCGCCCCGCTCTCCGCCCGCTAACCGTCGGACTCCTCGGTGATCGCGTACTGCTCGAGCTTCTTGTACAGGTTGCTGCGCGGCGTCCCGATGACCTCCGCCGTCTTCGAGATGTTCCAGGCGTGCTCGCGCAGCTTTTCGACCAGAAACTTGCGCTCGGCCGACTCCTTGAACTCCTTCAGCGTGCCCGGCGCGATGTGCGGCGACGGAGCCGCTTCCGCGGGCGCGGCGCTCCGCTCCACCCGCACCACGTCGCGCAGGTCGTCCACGTCGATGCTGTCGCCCGGCGTCATGATCAGCAGCCGCTCGACGGTGTTCTTCAGCTCGCGCACGTTCCCCTTCCACCGCGCGTTCTGCAGGAACTCGAGCGCCGCCGGCGTGAAGCGCTGCGGCCGGCGGTTGTTCTCGCGGC encodes the following:
- a CDS encoding SDR family oxidoreductase, encoding MAKYLVTGGAGFIGSHLAEELVRRGHTVRVADSLITGKRSNLEHIPAVEFLEGDLADEAFARRAVEGVDYVLHQAAIPSVPRSVKDPISSNRANVDATLNVLVAARDAGVKRLVFAGSSSAYGNTPTLPKHEDMPANPLSPYALQKVVGEQYLQMFTRLYGLETVSIRYFNVFGPRQDPSSPYSGVISVFATALLENRSPTIYGDGEQTRDFTYVANVVDGVLRACEAKGASGEVINVATGGRISLNQLFSTMRELVGASVTPTYVETRAGDVHDSQADISKARRILGYEPIVSFEDGLQRTVAWYRTSTAGASV
- a CDS encoding helix-turn-helix transcriptional regulator, with product MITNIAISFGSAVILHAVASGSRFGFDIMQVTGLTSGTVYPALDRLETAGYLKSSWEDAAAAHADGRPARRYFTLTAAGAAALRAALQKYRALRPIAGFSPEEA
- a CDS encoding ABC transporter permease, with product MAIALLGALSPLVPVSRRRVWIEQWRAELWHYALWLQRERASCAALRLLARASGAAAHALHLRLADWSPRMIVHDLRFAWRMFVRRPAFTAVAVLILALGIGANTTIFSWIQSVLFSPLGGVVRQDRIVVVRTATAEREGLSLSYPNFQDLRAAKPEGLADVMAFRLASMSLRAGGDPVRAFGALVSANYFDFLGVRPVLGRGFTADEGIVPDRDPVVVISHEFWTRVFGADPAVVGRSVTMNSRAFTVVGVTPPEFHGPVASVMLDVYVPVTMQRAVLAGHRLPPRGGGWLDVYARLADGASLEQARESVGVVGMRLADQFPDANRGRHLRVIPLWRSGTGSVLLPVFTTLMAVVGVVLLIASANVAGLLLARGISRQREIAVRFALGASRWQVVRQMLIETLMLSAAGCVLGLAAARWTSGLLDVFVPRMPFPLRFDAHVDSASVVFAIAVAVASAVSAGVVPALRSSRVKPGPALKDATPATSGRSGGLRRGLVIAQVSLSVVLLVCASLFTRSLLRSDAMDPGFSLRTGLLAAIDLAPGGYDADRGAVFVQQLIDRVGSLPGVTAATVARTIPLDVGGSSDMSVAIDGYTPRQDEEVTAYYNQVGPRYFETMGIPIVRGRAIAPGDVGGQRQVAVINETMARRYWPAGDPIGAIVRFGSGPVTIVGVARDGKYSRLSEAPRNYMYLPALQNYRSDLLLHVRSDADAAVLLPAVRAAVRELDPNLALFDVRTVQQHLRISTFLARMAASVLGVFGALGLLLAAVGLYGVIAFNAAQRTREMGVRMALGASRSQVVSLLLWDGFVLGAAGIAAGLAMALGAGRLVAGQLTGVSGADPVSFWGTAAIFVAVTTAACLLPARRAARLDPLAALRQE